A portion of the Paucilactobacillus hokkaidonensis JCM 18461 genome contains these proteins:
- a CDS encoding helix-turn-helix domain-containing protein — MKLIFDATQLNQLFGKELQNKRKLHRLSTHELSAQLQKHYDISVSAMTISRVERGSVVSSDKLFAIARFLDINLNEFINYLPSADEKLK, encoded by the coding sequence ATGAAGCTAATCTTTGATGCAACGCAACTTAATCAATTGTTTGGCAAAGAATTGCAGAACAAGCGAAAACTACATCGCTTATCTACCCATGAATTATCTGCACAACTGCAAAAGCATTACGATATTTCTGTCAGTGCAATGACCATTTCTCGAGTTGAGCGAGGAAGTGTAGTTTCATCGGACAAACTATTTGCCATCGCACGGTTTCTAGATATTAACTTGAATGAATTCATCAACTATCTTCCTTCTGCGGATGAAAAATTAAAATAA
- a CDS encoding phosphoglycerate kinase: MAKLTVEDLQLEGKKVLMRVDFNVPIKDGVIGNDNRIVAALPTIKYVLEHGGRAILLSHLGRIKKEEDKPALSMRPVAERLSNLLNKPVTFVPTTEGKQLEDAIDKLQNGEVLVMENTRYEDVKDGEYVKRESGNDPELGKYWASLGDVFINDAFGTAHRAHASNVGIASNMDQAAAGFLMEKEIKFIGGAVDNPAHPFVAILGGAKVSDKIGVIDNLLSKADKVIIGGGMTYTFYAAKGIKIGNSLVEEDKVDLAKEIIEKAGDKLVLPVDSIVAEKFSNDVESKTVDNDIPDGYMALDIGPKSIELFEKVLKDAKTVVWNGPMGVFEMSNYAQGTLEIGKFLGTLSDATTIVGGGDSTAAVQQLGVADRLTHISTGGGASLEYLEGKTLPGIAAISEK, encoded by the coding sequence ATGGCTAAATTAACTGTTGAAGATTTACAACTTGAAGGTAAAAAAGTTTTAATGCGGGTCGATTTTAATGTTCCCATTAAAGATGGCGTTATTGGTAATGATAACCGTATCGTTGCTGCATTGCCTACCATCAAATACGTGCTTGAACATGGCGGCCGTGCTATCCTACTTTCACATTTAGGTCGGATAAAAAAAGAAGAAGACAAGCCAGCGTTATCAATGCGCCCAGTAGCTGAACGACTATCTAATCTGCTAAACAAGCCTGTTACTTTTGTACCCACTACAGAAGGCAAACAACTTGAAGACGCAATTGATAAATTACAAAATGGTGAAGTCCTTGTCATGGAAAATACTCGTTATGAAGATGTTAAAGATGGCGAATATGTTAAACGTGAATCAGGTAATGACCCTGAATTAGGTAAATACTGGGCTTCTCTTGGTGATGTTTTCATTAATGATGCATTTGGTACGGCTCATCGTGCCCATGCTTCTAACGTTGGTATTGCTTCAAATATGGACCAAGCTGCTGCTGGCTTCCTAATGGAAAAAGAAATTAAGTTCATTGGTGGTGCCGTTGATAATCCAGCCCATCCATTTGTTGCTATCTTGGGTGGTGCTAAGGTTTCAGACAAAATCGGTGTCATTGACAACTTATTGAGTAAAGCTGATAAAGTTATCATTGGTGGTGGAATGACATATACATTCTATGCTGCTAAGGGTATCAAGATTGGTAATTCATTGGTTGAAGAAGACAAAGTTGATCTAGCTAAGGAAATTATTGAAAAGGCTGGCGATAAGCTAGTATTGCCTGTTGATTCTATTGTGGCTGAAAAGTTCAGCAATGATGTTGAAAGCAAGACTGTTGATAATGATATTCCTGATGGTTACATGGCACTTGATATTGGACCTAAGTCAATTGAGTTATTCGAAAAAGTACTAAAAGATGCTAAGACCGTTGTTTGGAATGGACCAATGGGTGTCTTTGAAATGAGCAATTATGCGCAAGGTACCCTTGAAATCGGTAAGTTCTTGGGAACGCTATCTGATGCAACTACAATTGTTGGTGGTGGTGATTCAACTGCTGCCGTTCAACAATTAGGTGTTGCTGATCGTTTGACTCATATTTCAACCGGTGGTGGCGCTTCTCTTGAATATCTTGAAGGAAAGACATTACCTGGGATTGCTGCTATTTCAGAAAAGTAA
- the gap gene encoding type I glyceraldehyde-3-phosphate dehydrogenase, producing MTVKIGINGFGRIGRLAFRRIHELGAKSNDIQVVAINDLTTPSMLAYLLKYDSTHGAFPGEVSATDNGIVVDGKEYPVYADRDARDIPWVKNDGVDFVLECTGFYTSKEKSQAHIDAGAKRVLISAPAGDIKTVVPGVNLDILNGDDTIVSAGSCTTNCLAPMAYFLNEDFGVKAGTMTTIHAFTSTQMILDGPRGSKMRNNRTASVNTIPHSTGAAKAIGLVIPELKGKLQGHAQRVAVVDGSLTELVTVLDKKVTADQINASMKKHAEGNEAYGYTEDEIVSTDIIGNTHGSVFDPSQTEVTTAGDTQLVKTVAWYDNEYGFTSNMIRTLLKFATL from the coding sequence ATGACTGTAAAAATTGGTATTAATGGTTTCGGCCGTATCGGTCGTTTAGCTTTCCGTCGGATTCACGAACTCGGCGCTAAGTCAAATGATATTCAGGTGGTCGCTATCAACGACTTAACAACACCTTCAATGTTGGCTTACTTATTAAAGTATGATTCAACTCACGGTGCATTCCCTGGTGAAGTTAGTGCAACGGATAATGGAATCGTTGTTGATGGAAAAGAATACCCAGTTTACGCAGACCGTGACGCACGAGATATTCCTTGGGTTAAGAATGACGGCGTTGACTTTGTTCTTGAATGTACAGGTTTCTATACATCAAAAGAAAAGTCACAAGCACATATTGATGCCGGTGCAAAACGTGTCTTGATCTCAGCTCCAGCTGGTGATATTAAGACTGTTGTTCCAGGTGTTAACTTGGACATCCTTAACGGTGATGACACGATCGTTTCTGCTGGTTCATGTACAACAAACTGTTTAGCACCAATGGCTTACTTCTTAAATGAAGACTTTGGCGTTAAAGCAGGAACTATGACCACAATTCATGCTTTCACATCAACACAAATGATTCTTGATGGCCCTCGTGGTAGCAAGATGCGTAACAACCGTACCGCTAGTGTTAATACAATTCCTCATTCAACTGGTGCTGCTAAGGCAATCGGCTTAGTAATTCCAGAATTGAAGGGTAAATTGCAAGGACACGCACAACGGGTTGCTGTTGTTGATGGTTCATTGACTGAATTAGTTACTGTGCTTGATAAGAAAGTTACAGCTGACCAAATCAATGCCTCAATGAAGAAGCATGCTGAAGGTAATGAAGCATATGGTTACACTGAAGATGAAATCGTATCAACTGATATCATTGGTAACACTCATGGTTCAGTATTTGATCCTTCACAAACAGAAGTAACTACTGCTGGTGATACTCAATTAGTTAAGACTGTTGCTTGGTATGATAACGAATATGGTTTCACAAGTAACATGATCCGTACACTATTGAAGTTTGCCACACTTTAA